The following proteins are co-located in the Oryzias melastigma strain HK-1 linkage group LG8, ASM292280v2, whole genome shotgun sequence genome:
- the rhot1a gene encoding mitochondrial Rho GTPase 1-A isoform X2: MRKDVRILLVGEPKVGKTSLIMSLVSEEFPDEVPLRAEEITIPADVTPERVPTHIVDYSEAEQSDEQLYQEISKANVICIVYSVNNKKSIEKVTSHWIPLINDRTDKDSRVPLILVGNKSDLVEHSSMETILPIMNQFQDIETCVECSAKNLKNISELFYYAQKAVLHPTGPLYCPEEKELKLSCIKALTRIFKITDLDNDGILNDNELNFFQRTCFNTPLAPQALEDVKNVVRRNMADGVKDNGLTLKGFLFLHTLFIQRGRHETTWTVLRRFGYDDDLELTQEYLFPMIKIPSDCTTELNHNAYLFLQSVFDKHDKDRDCALSPEEVKDLFKVFPYMPWGPDVNNTVCTNEKGWITYQGYLSQWTLTTYLDVQRSLEYLGYLGYSIVYEQESQAAAITVTRNKRIDLQKKQTQRSVFRCNVLGAPGSGKSGFLQAFLGRNLQRQKQIKENHKSYYAISTTYVYGQEKYLLLHEVMPDLDFLSEADLACDVVCLVYDVSDPRSFEYCAKVYKQYFIDSKTPCVVIAAKSDLHEVRQHYSLSPHDFCRKHKLHPPQSFTCNTTTAPNKDLYTRLTTMAMYPQPSHSVCRLLQPSVAALCQLTPRLLAREVPACLCVNSARATNAATNAES, encoded by the exons ATGAGAAAAGACGTGAGGATACTCCTAGTTGGGGAAC CTAAAGTTGGGAAAACTTCACTTATCATGTCCCTGGTGAGTGAGGAGTTTCCTGATGAG GTTCCTCTCAGAGCCGAGGAAATAACCATCCCAGCTGATGTAACCCCGGAAAGAGTGCCCACGCACATAGTCGACTACTCAG AAGCTGAGCAGTCAGACGAGCAGCTTTACCAAGAAATCTCCAAG GCGAATGTCATCTGCATAGTGTATTCAGTTAACAACAAGAAGTCAATTGAAAAGGTGACCAGCCACTGGATTCCCCTGATAAATGACAGGACAGATAAAGACAGCAG GGTGCCTCTGATTCTTGTGGGGAACAAGTCTGACCTGGTGGAGCACAGCAGCATGGAGACTATCCTCCCAATCATGAACCAATTCCAGGATATAGAGACCTGTGTGGAG TGCTCTGCCAAAAACCTGAAGAACATCTCTGAGTTGTTCTACTACGCCCAGAAGGCCGTTCTCCATCCAACAGGACCTCTGTACTGTCCGGAGGAGAAGGAA ctgAAATTGTCCTGTATTAAGGCTTTAACtagaatatttaaaattacCGACCTGGACAACGATGGGATCCTGAACGACAACGAGCTGAACTTCTTTCAG AGAACTTGTTTCAATACACCTCTGGCACCCCAAGCTTTGGAGGATGTGAAGAACGTGGTCAGGAGGAACATGGCGGATGGAGTCAAAGACAACGGACTGACGCTTAAAG GCTTCCTGTTCCTGCACACACTCTTCATCCAGCGAGGTCGACACGAGACCACGTGGACCGTACTGAGGCGGTTTGGATACGACGACGACCTGGAGCTCACGCAGGAATATCTGTTCCCCAT GATTAAGATTCCTTCTGATTGCACCACAGAGCTCAACCACAACGCTTACCTCTTCCTTCAGAGCGTCTTCGACAAACACGACAAA GACAGAGACTGCGCGCTGTCGCCGGAGGAAGTGAAGGATTTGTTCAAAGTGTTTCCCTACATGCCCTGGGGGCCGGACGTCAACAACACCGTGTGCACAAATGAGAAGGGGTGGATCACATACCAGGGTTACCTGTCCCAGTGGAC tttGACAACTTACCTGGATGTGCAGCGGAGTTTGGAATATTTAGGTTATCTTGGTTACTCTATTGTCTATGAGCAGGAGTCCCAGGCAGCAGCCATAACCG TGACCCGCAACAAGCGAATCGACCTGCAGAAGAAGCAAACGCAGCGCAGCGTCTTCCGCTGTAACGTCTTGGGGGCACCAGGGAGCGGGAAGAGCGGCTTCCTCCAAGCTTTCCTCGGCAGAAACCTACAG CGGCAAAAGCAGATCAAAGAAAACCACAAGTCCTACTACGCCATCAGCACCACCTACGTTTACGGACAGGAGAAATACCTGCTG CTGCATGAAGTGATGCCAGATTTGGACTTCCTGTCGGAGGCGGACTTGGCCTGTGATGTGGTCTGCCTGGTGTACGACGTCAGCGACCCCCGTTCCTTTGAGTATTGTGCTAAAGTGTACAAG caataCTTCATAGACAGCAAAACGCCGTGTGTGGTAATCGCTGCCAAGTCCGACCTGCACGAGGTACGGCAGCACTACAGTCTGTCACCGCACGACTTCTGCCGGAAGCACAAGCTCCACCCACCGCAGTCCTTCACTTGCAACACAACCACCGCCCCCAACAAGGATCTGTACACCAGACTCACCACCATGGCCATGTATCC CCAGCCGAGCCACTCTGTGTGCAGGCTGTTACAGCCGAGTGTGGCGGCGCTGTGCCAGCTGACTCCCAGACTGTTAGCCAGGGAGGTACccgcgtgtttgtgtgtgaactCTGCACGCGCAACTAATGCAGCAACTAATGCAGAATCATAG
- the rhot1a gene encoding mitochondrial Rho GTPase 1-A isoform X3: MRKDVRILLVGEPKVGKTSLIMSLVSEEFPDEVPLRAEEITIPADVTPERVPTHIVDYSEAEQSDEQLYQEISKANVICIVYSVNNKKSIEKVTSHWIPLINDRTDKDSRVPLILVGNKSDLVEHSSMETILPIMNQFQDIETCVECSAKNLKNISELFYYAQKAVLHPTGPLYCPEEKELKLSCIKALTRIFKITDLDNDGILNDNELNFFQRTCFNTPLAPQALEDVKNVVRRNMADGVKDNGLTLKGFLFLHTLFIQRGRHETTWTVLRRFGYDDDLELTQEYLFPMIKIPSDCTTELNHNAYLFLQSVFDKHDKDRDCALSPEEVKDLFKVFPYMPWGPDVNNTVCTNEKGWITYQGYLSQWTLTTYLDVQRSLEYLGYLGYSIVYEQESQAAAITVTRNKRIDLQKKQTQRSVFRCNVLGAPGSGKSGFLQAFLGRNLQRQKQIKENHKSYYAISTTYVYGQEKYLLLHEVMPDLDFLSEADLACDVVCLVYDVSDPRSFEYCAKVYKQYFIDSKTPCVVIAAKSDLHEVRQHYSLSPHDFCRKHKLHPPQSFTCNTTTAPNKDLYTRLTTMAMYPHMAQADLKNSTFWLRASLGATVCAVLGFAMYRALLKQR; this comes from the exons ATGAGAAAAGACGTGAGGATACTCCTAGTTGGGGAAC CTAAAGTTGGGAAAACTTCACTTATCATGTCCCTGGTGAGTGAGGAGTTTCCTGATGAG GTTCCTCTCAGAGCCGAGGAAATAACCATCCCAGCTGATGTAACCCCGGAAAGAGTGCCCACGCACATAGTCGACTACTCAG AAGCTGAGCAGTCAGACGAGCAGCTTTACCAAGAAATCTCCAAG GCGAATGTCATCTGCATAGTGTATTCAGTTAACAACAAGAAGTCAATTGAAAAGGTGACCAGCCACTGGATTCCCCTGATAAATGACAGGACAGATAAAGACAGCAG GGTGCCTCTGATTCTTGTGGGGAACAAGTCTGACCTGGTGGAGCACAGCAGCATGGAGACTATCCTCCCAATCATGAACCAATTCCAGGATATAGAGACCTGTGTGGAG TGCTCTGCCAAAAACCTGAAGAACATCTCTGAGTTGTTCTACTACGCCCAGAAGGCCGTTCTCCATCCAACAGGACCTCTGTACTGTCCGGAGGAGAAGGAA ctgAAATTGTCCTGTATTAAGGCTTTAACtagaatatttaaaattacCGACCTGGACAACGATGGGATCCTGAACGACAACGAGCTGAACTTCTTTCAG AGAACTTGTTTCAATACACCTCTGGCACCCCAAGCTTTGGAGGATGTGAAGAACGTGGTCAGGAGGAACATGGCGGATGGAGTCAAAGACAACGGACTGACGCTTAAAG GCTTCCTGTTCCTGCACACACTCTTCATCCAGCGAGGTCGACACGAGACCACGTGGACCGTACTGAGGCGGTTTGGATACGACGACGACCTGGAGCTCACGCAGGAATATCTGTTCCCCAT GATTAAGATTCCTTCTGATTGCACCACAGAGCTCAACCACAACGCTTACCTCTTCCTTCAGAGCGTCTTCGACAAACACGACAAA GACAGAGACTGCGCGCTGTCGCCGGAGGAAGTGAAGGATTTGTTCAAAGTGTTTCCCTACATGCCCTGGGGGCCGGACGTCAACAACACCGTGTGCACAAATGAGAAGGGGTGGATCACATACCAGGGTTACCTGTCCCAGTGGAC tttGACAACTTACCTGGATGTGCAGCGGAGTTTGGAATATTTAGGTTATCTTGGTTACTCTATTGTCTATGAGCAGGAGTCCCAGGCAGCAGCCATAACCG TGACCCGCAACAAGCGAATCGACCTGCAGAAGAAGCAAACGCAGCGCAGCGTCTTCCGCTGTAACGTCTTGGGGGCACCAGGGAGCGGGAAGAGCGGCTTCCTCCAAGCTTTCCTCGGCAGAAACCTACAG CGGCAAAAGCAGATCAAAGAAAACCACAAGTCCTACTACGCCATCAGCACCACCTACGTTTACGGACAGGAGAAATACCTGCTG CTGCATGAAGTGATGCCAGATTTGGACTTCCTGTCGGAGGCGGACTTGGCCTGTGATGTGGTCTGCCTGGTGTACGACGTCAGCGACCCCCGTTCCTTTGAGTATTGTGCTAAAGTGTACAAG caataCTTCATAGACAGCAAAACGCCGTGTGTGGTAATCGCTGCCAAGTCCGACCTGCACGAGGTACGGCAGCACTACAGTCTGTCACCGCACGACTTCTGCCGGAAGCACAAGCTCCACCCACCGCAGTCCTTCACTTGCAACACAACCACCGCCCCCAACAAGGATCTGTACACCAGACTCACCACCATGGCCATGTATCC GCACATGGCCCAGGCGGACCTGAAGAACTCCACCTTCTGGCTGCGGGCGAGCCTGGGCGCCACAGTGTGTGCCGTTCTGGGCTTCGCCATGTACAGAGCCCTCCTGAAACAGCGGTGA
- the rhot1a gene encoding mitochondrial Rho GTPase 1-A isoform X1, with product MRKDVRILLVGEPKVGKTSLIMSLVSEEFPDEVPLRAEEITIPADVTPERVPTHIVDYSEAEQSDEQLYQEISKANVICIVYSVNNKKSIEKVTSHWIPLINDRTDKDSRVPLILVGNKSDLVEHSSMETILPIMNQFQDIETCVECSAKNLKNISELFYYAQKAVLHPTGPLYCPEEKELKLSCIKALTRIFKITDLDNDGILNDNELNFFQRTCFNTPLAPQALEDVKNVVRRNMADGVKDNGLTLKGFLFLHTLFIQRGRHETTWTVLRRFGYDDDLELTQEYLFPMIKIPSDCTTELNHNAYLFLQSVFDKHDKDRDCALSPEEVKDLFKVFPYMPWGPDVNNTVCTNEKGWITYQGYLSQWTLTTYLDVQRSLEYLGYLGYSIVYEQESQAAAITVTRNKRIDLQKKQTQRSVFRCNVLGAPGSGKSGFLQAFLGRNLQRQKQIKENHKSYYAISTTYVYGQEKYLLLHEVMPDLDFLSEADLACDVVCLVYDVSDPRSFEYCAKVYKQYFIDSKTPCVVIAAKSDLHEVRQHYSLSPHDFCRKHKLHPPQSFTCNTTTAPNKDLYTRLTTMAMYPHARLRCMCSCNRCTYCLCQNLLKLELLRSVKAQLRRVVYNRHMAQADLKNSTFWLRASLGATVCAVLGFAMYRALLKQR from the exons ATGAGAAAAGACGTGAGGATACTCCTAGTTGGGGAAC CTAAAGTTGGGAAAACTTCACTTATCATGTCCCTGGTGAGTGAGGAGTTTCCTGATGAG GTTCCTCTCAGAGCCGAGGAAATAACCATCCCAGCTGATGTAACCCCGGAAAGAGTGCCCACGCACATAGTCGACTACTCAG AAGCTGAGCAGTCAGACGAGCAGCTTTACCAAGAAATCTCCAAG GCGAATGTCATCTGCATAGTGTATTCAGTTAACAACAAGAAGTCAATTGAAAAGGTGACCAGCCACTGGATTCCCCTGATAAATGACAGGACAGATAAAGACAGCAG GGTGCCTCTGATTCTTGTGGGGAACAAGTCTGACCTGGTGGAGCACAGCAGCATGGAGACTATCCTCCCAATCATGAACCAATTCCAGGATATAGAGACCTGTGTGGAG TGCTCTGCCAAAAACCTGAAGAACATCTCTGAGTTGTTCTACTACGCCCAGAAGGCCGTTCTCCATCCAACAGGACCTCTGTACTGTCCGGAGGAGAAGGAA ctgAAATTGTCCTGTATTAAGGCTTTAACtagaatatttaaaattacCGACCTGGACAACGATGGGATCCTGAACGACAACGAGCTGAACTTCTTTCAG AGAACTTGTTTCAATACACCTCTGGCACCCCAAGCTTTGGAGGATGTGAAGAACGTGGTCAGGAGGAACATGGCGGATGGAGTCAAAGACAACGGACTGACGCTTAAAG GCTTCCTGTTCCTGCACACACTCTTCATCCAGCGAGGTCGACACGAGACCACGTGGACCGTACTGAGGCGGTTTGGATACGACGACGACCTGGAGCTCACGCAGGAATATCTGTTCCCCAT GATTAAGATTCCTTCTGATTGCACCACAGAGCTCAACCACAACGCTTACCTCTTCCTTCAGAGCGTCTTCGACAAACACGACAAA GACAGAGACTGCGCGCTGTCGCCGGAGGAAGTGAAGGATTTGTTCAAAGTGTTTCCCTACATGCCCTGGGGGCCGGACGTCAACAACACCGTGTGCACAAATGAGAAGGGGTGGATCACATACCAGGGTTACCTGTCCCAGTGGAC tttGACAACTTACCTGGATGTGCAGCGGAGTTTGGAATATTTAGGTTATCTTGGTTACTCTATTGTCTATGAGCAGGAGTCCCAGGCAGCAGCCATAACCG TGACCCGCAACAAGCGAATCGACCTGCAGAAGAAGCAAACGCAGCGCAGCGTCTTCCGCTGTAACGTCTTGGGGGCACCAGGGAGCGGGAAGAGCGGCTTCCTCCAAGCTTTCCTCGGCAGAAACCTACAG CGGCAAAAGCAGATCAAAGAAAACCACAAGTCCTACTACGCCATCAGCACCACCTACGTTTACGGACAGGAGAAATACCTGCTG CTGCATGAAGTGATGCCAGATTTGGACTTCCTGTCGGAGGCGGACTTGGCCTGTGATGTGGTCTGCCTGGTGTACGACGTCAGCGACCCCCGTTCCTTTGAGTATTGTGCTAAAGTGTACAAG caataCTTCATAGACAGCAAAACGCCGTGTGTGGTAATCGCTGCCAAGTCCGACCTGCACGAGGTACGGCAGCACTACAGTCTGTCACCGCACGACTTCTGCCGGAAGCACAAGCTCCACCCACCGCAGTCCTTCACTTGCAACACAACCACCGCCCCCAACAAGGATCTGTACACCAGACTCACCACCATGGCCATGTATCC CCATGCCCGCCTCCGCTGCATGTGTTCCTGCAACAGGTGCACTTATTGCCTGTGTCAGAACCTCCTGAAGTTGGAGCTGCTGCGCAGCGTTAAAGCTCAACTCCGCAGGGTCGTTTACAACAG GCACATGGCCCAGGCGGACCTGAAGAACTCCACCTTCTGGCTGCGGGCGAGCCTGGGCGCCACAGTGTGTGCCGTTCTGGGCTTCGCCATGTACAGAGCCCTCCTGAAACAGCGGTGA